The DNA sequence ctttttttacaatttgattGTATGTAATATACTTCTTTTACACCCTAAGTGCAAACATCCAACTAATACTTTTtacttttctctattttttttcacattacatcatttatcaattttctctcttctatttctttctcttttttttccccaCCCATTAAAATGTGCATGGAACGTTTTGCTGTCACTTATATATTGTTCCTTCATTCAGGGCGCTGACTACGGTTTACATGAAATGAGTTGGGACAAATTATATTTGTCCTTaatctgaaaattttaaaagagtcATTTACTTGAATCCGATTTCGATCCAATGAAGACTGATAAATCCATACAAGATAAAATTGCGTCAACTTGATTATTAAcacaatatattaattttaacattatatatagttaaattgtataatttgaaaaatacaaaacttagattaagatatattttatgatataattttaaaataaatgatattgatataaatatatttatatcattttcgATTAGGTTATCCTGATGTTTCTTGCGTGAAATGGCGTGAGAAATGTCTCACTGGAAAAATCCTATAAGAATCGTTACCTCCAATAAATTTTGAGTTACGATTCTGTACTTCAATACTATAATGAGATTCGTCGTTAGTTAGAAGATTCTCAGTCCATGCTTTTAAAACTTAGGTTTCACACAACTTAATTTGTCAACTGGACCCAAATTCTCTCAAGAGAAGTctagaacaaaaacaaaatctctATTTAGACACatgttaaattttcatttacccacatttttttgtaaatttcttAAACTTCTTGAAACAATGtcgtggttttttttttatatagaaatgaGTGGAATAGTGCCTCTTTAtctattttaactaaaaataaaaataaaaaaatataattaaaaaaattaacaacatgaaaatagtaaaaatagggAATAATTATGAgaagagaaataataaaaattaaaaaattaaaaaaaagaataaaatgatctagtaaaatatgtatatcaaataaatatatttcctATAGATAATGTTGTTAAATGGGTTAGAGGCCCCTTAACTTAAAGCCCAATCCAATATTATAACGATAGGTTAGGTCCGAGTCCGACAATGGCTCAAGGGACCCACATATACTGTGACGGACAAACCCTGGTCGTTATTTAGTTAGGTTTAGGTTCCCAGTTGGAAGTTGCAACCCGTTAGTCATGAAGCCCCCCAACATGTGGCGCGGTAACCCGAAATTCAAGGAGAGAACCAAAGACAAGACAAAAACGAACACTAACTCTATGCATGCATTATGGATTATGGATTATGGATTATGCATTATGCAATGCAACCATGGAAACCAACCACCTAAAATAATGCTAACACATGTACAGAACGAACGAATGAATGTTCTGGGCTTCTGAATGATTGTTTTGCATTTTGCAGAGGCAatcaataattttcaaaattattagtattatttttttccctcttcCATTTCAACGCGTCGTCGCAACGTGCTGGCATTTTGGTTTCCCATTTTCAACGATGCGCTGGCCAAGAAGACTTCATCATCACCACCATCCCAAATTCAATTCCATTCTTCAAACAACATGAACCCcatgttgttgtttttgttcatCTTTCTGCTTTGATCCTCAAAATGCATTGAGAAACTGTTTCAGATTataatctcatttttttcccCATTGGCactggcatttttttttttttttttttttaaattttcttgccatttctgagaatcaagtTGACATTTTATAGAGGATCAGAAATGGCTAATGATACATCGTCAAATGAGTCGTCTTCATCCGATTCCGACAAGGACAAGGCTTCGCCTCCGTCGCCGTCATCTTCGTCGAATGATTCAGAGTCTCCGAAAAGTGCACCATCAAAGTCTCCGCCACCATCGCCGCCTCCTTCTCCGTCACCGCCACCGCCGGAAAAATCTTCTCCTCCGCCAACAGAATCTCTGCCGGCGCCGGAGAATTCTCCGCCGCCAACTCCGTCACAATCTCCACCGCCAACTCCGTCTCAATCTCCACCACCTTCCCCTTCTCCGCCAACTCCACCATCTCCGCCGCCATCGTCAACTCCCCCGCCTTCAAAAGATTCAGCTCCTCCACCCTCTCCGTCAGAGCCACCACCGTCGCCGCCCCAGTCGTCTCCGCCACCTCCACAAAATTCTCCTCCAGCACCACAATCTCAAGCCCCTCCTCCACATTCTCTTTCGCCTCCAACTGCAATTCAAACTCCACTTTCACCTGGTTCCCATGTTACTCCGCCGCCGGCACCAACCGGTTCAGGGCCAAACCACCCTTCACCACCGCGATCTCCGCCGTCTACCCAACCGAAACCAAGCGGTGCTCTCCCGAAAAACGACCCTCCGTCCACATCACCTAGCTCCGGTAATAATACAGGAGAAACTGTTGGTCTTGCTCTCGCCGGGGTTGTCATGATTGCGTTTCTTGCTCtagttattttctttatattcagGAGGAAGCAAAAGCGTGCGGGTGTCTATGCCATGCCACCCCCTAGGAAATCTCATATGAAAGGAGGAggtatatagtatatatatatatattttgtatgatCATCTTCAATGTTACTGGTGTTATTAGCAATTCTCATAAGAACATTGTTTATGTTGGCATAACCAAAATTTAAAGGTCAAGATTGAGGCAAGGAGTTGGTATTAACCAATTCTTGGTTCAAgatcaaacaaataataaagtttgtattaaaaattgCACTAAAGTATTTTAATGAGTTCAATAGGCTTGTGAAATCAATGCAAAAAGTTTTTTAACTGTTAACCAATTAGGGGTCACCTTGGTATTAACAACCTAGTCATAGTTTATGTATTcataatgtaaaatataaaattataaattctcaTTATCAACTTTTACTATTcactttaaaagtcatatattttatattaaattataatttattatatatgacaaatatattgacttttataataattattattatgctGTTGTTAGAATTGTTGTGATGTTATCCTATTATCTCTTTATGTATCTTGCTTT is a window from the Glycine max cultivar Williams 82 chromosome 2, Glycine_max_v4.0, whole genome shotgun sequence genome containing:
- the LOC102659463 gene encoding extensin-like; amino-acid sequence: MANDTSSNESSSSDSDKDKASPPSPSSSSNDSESPKSAPSKSPPPSPPPSPSPPPPEKSSPPPTESLPAPENSPPPTPSQSPPPTPSQSPPPSPSPPTPPSPPPSSTPPPSKDSAPPPSPSEPPPSPPQSSPPPPQNSPPAPQSQAPPPHSLSPPTAIQTPLSPGSHVTPPPAPTGSGPNHPSPPRSPPSTQPKPSGALPKNDPPSTSPSSGNNTGETVGLALAGVVMIAFLALVIFFIFRRKQKRAGVYAMPPPRKSHMKGGGI